The segment CTTTAAAAAAATGCAAAAATTGCGAAGCCTGCCCGAGAAATGCTCACAACATTTTTAAATAAACTTTGCTTCTATGCCGAAGCAATGGCGCGTTCACCTTTGAAAAGCCGAGTCATTTCAAACTGGCCGAAAACACTGGTTGTTGATTACCATCCTTCGTATTGGTCGCAGGACCCGAAGGGGTATTTTCTCATCGAAGTAGACCATATAAAAAAGCGCATTCTCGTAGGGTTTCTGAGCAACAAGGGAGAGCCGCAATGGAAAGTCGCGGGCAAACGGCCTGTCGAGCTCTACTACACCATTCTGCGGGCGGGGGCTGTGAGCAAGATGGAGCACGCCGCGTACTTGGGGGAAGAACTTGCGAAGGCGTACATCGCGCTTACACACGGGCTCAAGTACGTCCAAGACGAGGATATTGACTGCAAGAGCGTTCACGTTCCAAGAGAAAAAGATGAGGCGCTTGCAAAATTATAAGACAAGGTTTTTCTGCGGGCGCCTGAGGACGTGCTACGTCTCTCGTCCCTCGTTGCTTGGCGCGGGGATTCCTTCGCCTTCCCAGTTCACTTTCCAGACGATGATTCTCCAGC is part of the Candidatus Woesearchaeota archaeon genome and harbors:
- a CDS encoding DUF4346 domain-containing protein, whose product is MLTTFLNKLCFYAEAMARSPLKSRVISNWPKTLVVDYHPSYWSQDPKGYFLIEVDHIKKRILVGFLSNKGEPQWKVAGKRPVELYYTILRAGAVSKMEHAAYLGEELAKAYIALTHGLKYVQDEDIDCKSVHVPREKDEALAKL